The genomic stretch GCCGGAGGGACTGGACCAGCGCCCGCAGGACGCCAAGGCCTTCTACGGCACGATCGCCATGGCGACGCTGGGTGGGGTGACCCTGACTTTCGTCGGACTGGACCCCATCAGGGCGCTCTATTGGAGCGCTGTCGTCAATGGAATACTGGCAGCCCCGCTGATGGCAATCATGATGATGATCGCCATGAACCCAAGGATCATGGGCCGGCTTACGCTGCCGCGCTGGATGATTTTCGGCGGAGTGCTTGCAACGACAGTGATGGCTCTGGCTTCGATTGGCTTTTTCGTACTGTGACTGACAGTCCGGCCCGAGCCAAATTCAGATCATGGCTGACCTACGACGCGGTCTGGCTTCTTCTGCATTTGGCCGTCGTGGCGCTTCGCTTGATGCAACTGCTCAACCGCTGGAAATTGATCAGCGCACGGCAATCTGCGTTGTTTTTCACAGCGGCCAAGTATTTGGAACGACATGCAGACTGGCTCTCCTCGCGCATGCGCAGGTAGCCGATCTGCCCTTTGAACTGATACCAAATGGATTTGTGTGACCCAAAGTGTTCAAGTCTCCCCGCTCACGTATCACGGCCCCCCGGTTTGGAGGCGTGCAGCATCGATGGCCTTGCGCTCGTCATCAATGATTTGTCGGTCCTGCCCGTCAAAAGCCATGATCTCGACTATTCAGGCAGGAATGACCAGTATCACCCACTCCCCTGCCGAACCACGCCAGACCAGGCGCGCCTTGCTGATCGGCTTCGCAGCCATTGCCATGCTTTCAGCCTGCAGCACCGTTTCTGTACCAACGGGCGAAGGCGCGGGCGTCTCGTCCTCCGCCACCGCCACTCTGGCGGGCTTGCGCGCGACGGCCGGGCTCGGCCCGCTGACGCCGGACGCACAGCTCGAGCAGGCGGCGCTGCAGCAGGCCGGCTACATGGCCTCGCGGGAGCGCATGAGCCACACTACGGGCTGGGGCAAGGATTTC from Mesorhizobium sp. NZP2077 encodes the following:
- a CDS encoding CAP domain-containing protein, which translates into the protein MTSITHSPAEPRQTRRALLIGFAAIAMLSACSTVSVPTGEGAGVSSSATATLAGLRATAGLGPLTPDAQLEQAALQQAGYMASRERMSHTTGWGKDFASRMKDNGVRGAAAENIAEGRFDQQKLFDIWMHSTGHRRNILDPDFSRFGLAYVRDGRDPNLRYWSLVLGK